The Delphinus delphis chromosome 2, mDelDel1.2, whole genome shotgun sequence genome contains a region encoding:
- the ZNF410 gene encoding zinc finger protein 410 isoform X1 — translation MLSDELESKPELLVQFVQNTSIPLGQGLVESEAKDITCLSLLPVTEASECSRLMLPDDTPNHTNSSKEVPSSAVLRSLQVNVGPDGEETRAQTVQKSPEFLSTPESPSLLQDLQPSDSTSFILLNLTRAGLGSSAEHLVFVQDEAEDSGNDFLSSESTDSSIPWFLRVQELAHDSLIAATRAQLAKNAKTSSNGENVHLGSGDGQPKDSGPLPQMEKKLKCTVEGCDRTFVWPAHFKYHLKTHRNDRSFICPAAGCGKSFYVLQRLKVHMRTHNGEKPFMCPESNCGKQFTTAGNLKNHLRIHTGEKPFLCEAQGCGRSFAEYSSLRKHLVVHSGEKPHQCQVCGKTFSQSGSRNVHMRKHHLQMGAAGSQEQEQTAEPLMGSSLLEEASVTSKNLVSMNSQPSLGGESLNLPNTNSILGVDDEVLAEGSPRPLSSVPDVTHHLVTMQSGRQSYEVSVLTAVNPQELLNQGDLTEGRT, via the exons ATGTTATCAGATGAGTTAGAATCCAAACCAGAG ctGCTGGTACAGTTTGTTCAGAATACGTCCATCCCACTAGGACAGGGGCTAGTAGAATCAGAAGCTAAAGACATTACTTGCTTGTCCCTCCTTCCAGTGACTGAGGCCTCAGAATGCAGTCGGCTAATGTTACCAG ATGATACTCCAAATCATACTAACTCCTCCAAGGAGGTTCCTTCCTCGGCTGTGTTGAGAAGCCTTCAGGTGAATGTGGGTCCAGACGGAGAAGAGACGAGGGCTCAGACCGTACAGAAGTCTCCGGAGTTTTTGTCCACTCCAGAGTCTCCTAGCTTGTTGCAAGATCTACAGCCAAGTGATAGcacttcttttattcttcttaacCTAACAAGAGCAG GTCTGGGCTCTTCAGCCGAACACTTAGTATTTGTACAAGATGAGGCAGAGGATTCAGGGAATGATTTCCTCTCCAGTGAGAGCACAGACAGTAGCATTCCATGGTTCCTCCGGGTTCAGGAGTTGGCCCATGACAGTTTGATTGCTGCTACTCGTGCACAACTGGCAAAGAATGCGAAAACCAGCAGCAATG GAGAAAATGTCCACCTTGGTTCTGGTGATGGGCAACCGAAAGATTCTGGGCCCCTTCCTCAAATGGAGAAGAAGCTCAAGTGTACAGTTGAAGGCTGTGACCGGACATTTGTGTGGCCAGCTCACTTTAAGTACCACCTCAAAACTCATCG aaacgACCGCTCCTTTATCTGCCCTGCAGCAGGTTGTGGGAAAAGCTTCTATGTACTGCAGAGGCTGAAGGTGCACATGAGGACCCACAATGGGGAGAAGCCCTTTATGTGCCCCGAGTCTAACTGTGGTAAGCAGTTCACTACAGCTGGAAACCTGAAGAACCACCTGCGCATCCACACAG gaGAGAAGCCTTTCCTTTGTGAAGCCCAAGGATGTGGCCGTTCCTTTGCTGAGTATTCTAGTCTTCGAAAACATTTGGTCGTTCACTCAG GAGAGAAGCCACATCAGTGTCAAGTCTGTGGGAAGACCTTCTCTCAGAGTGGGAGCAGGAATGTGCACATGAGAAAGCATCACTTGCAGATGGGAGCAGCTGGGAGTCAAGAGCAGGAACAAACTG CTGAGCCACTAATGGGCAGTAGTTTGCTTGAAGAGGCTTCAGTAACCAGTAAAAACCTGGTGTCTATGAATTCTCAGCCCAGCCTTGGTGGAGAGTCCTTGAACCTACCAAATACCAATTCTATCCTAGGAGTTGATGATG AGGTGCTTGCTGAAGGATCCCCACGTCCTCTGTCTTCAGTGCCTGATGTGACGCATCATTTGGTGACCATGCAGTCAGGGAGGCAGTCATATGAGGTGTCTGTCTTAACTGCCGTAAATCCACAGGAG
- the ZNF410 gene encoding zinc finger protein 410 isoform X2, which translates to MLSDELESKPELLVQFVQNTSIPLGQGLVESEAKDITCLSLLPVTEASECSRLMLPDDTPNHTNSSKEVPSSAVLRSLQVNVGPDGEETRAQTVQKSPEFLSTPESPSLLQDLQPSDSTSFILLNLTRAGLGSSAEHLVFVQDEAEDSGNDFLSSESTDSSIPWFLRVQELAHDSLIAATRAQLAKNAKTSSNGENVHLGSGDGQPKDSGPLPQMEKKLKCTVEGCDRTFVWPAHFKYHLKTHRNDRSFICPAAGCGKSFYVLQRLKVHMRTHNGEKPFMCPESNCGEKPFLCEAQGCGRSFAEYSSLRKHLVVHSGEKPHQCQVCGKTFSQSGSRNVHMRKHHLQMGAAGSQEQEQTAEPLMGSSLLEEASVTSKNLVSMNSQPSLGGESLNLPNTNSILGVDDEVLAEGSPRPLSSVPDVTHHLVTMQSGRQSYEVSVLTAVNPQELLNQGDLTEGRT; encoded by the exons ATGTTATCAGATGAGTTAGAATCCAAACCAGAG ctGCTGGTACAGTTTGTTCAGAATACGTCCATCCCACTAGGACAGGGGCTAGTAGAATCAGAAGCTAAAGACATTACTTGCTTGTCCCTCCTTCCAGTGACTGAGGCCTCAGAATGCAGTCGGCTAATGTTACCAG ATGATACTCCAAATCATACTAACTCCTCCAAGGAGGTTCCTTCCTCGGCTGTGTTGAGAAGCCTTCAGGTGAATGTGGGTCCAGACGGAGAAGAGACGAGGGCTCAGACCGTACAGAAGTCTCCGGAGTTTTTGTCCACTCCAGAGTCTCCTAGCTTGTTGCAAGATCTACAGCCAAGTGATAGcacttcttttattcttcttaacCTAACAAGAGCAG GTCTGGGCTCTTCAGCCGAACACTTAGTATTTGTACAAGATGAGGCAGAGGATTCAGGGAATGATTTCCTCTCCAGTGAGAGCACAGACAGTAGCATTCCATGGTTCCTCCGGGTTCAGGAGTTGGCCCATGACAGTTTGATTGCTGCTACTCGTGCACAACTGGCAAAGAATGCGAAAACCAGCAGCAATG GAGAAAATGTCCACCTTGGTTCTGGTGATGGGCAACCGAAAGATTCTGGGCCCCTTCCTCAAATGGAGAAGAAGCTCAAGTGTACAGTTGAAGGCTGTGACCGGACATTTGTGTGGCCAGCTCACTTTAAGTACCACCTCAAAACTCATCG aaacgACCGCTCCTTTATCTGCCCTGCAGCAGGTTGTGGGAAAAGCTTCTATGTACTGCAGAGGCTGAAGGTGCACATGAGGACCCACAATGGGGAGAAGCCCTTTATGTGCCCCGAGTCTAACTGTG gaGAGAAGCCTTTCCTTTGTGAAGCCCAAGGATGTGGCCGTTCCTTTGCTGAGTATTCTAGTCTTCGAAAACATTTGGTCGTTCACTCAG GAGAGAAGCCACATCAGTGTCAAGTCTGTGGGAAGACCTTCTCTCAGAGTGGGAGCAGGAATGTGCACATGAGAAAGCATCACTTGCAGATGGGAGCAGCTGGGAGTCAAGAGCAGGAACAAACTG CTGAGCCACTAATGGGCAGTAGTTTGCTTGAAGAGGCTTCAGTAACCAGTAAAAACCTGGTGTCTATGAATTCTCAGCCCAGCCTTGGTGGAGAGTCCTTGAACCTACCAAATACCAATTCTATCCTAGGAGTTGATGATG AGGTGCTTGCTGAAGGATCCCCACGTCCTCTGTCTTCAGTGCCTGATGTGACGCATCATTTGGTGACCATGCAGTCAGGGAGGCAGTCATATGAGGTGTCTGTCTTAACTGCCGTAAATCCACAGGAG
- the ZNF410 gene encoding zinc finger protein 410 isoform X3, translated as MLSDELESKPELLVQFVQNTSIPLGQGLVESEAKDITCLSLLPVTEASECSRLMLPDDTPNHTNSSKEVPSSAVLRSLQVNVGPDGEETRAQTVQKSPEFLSTPESPSLLQDLQPSDSTSFILLNLTRAGLGSSAEHLVFVQDEAEDSGNDFLSSESTDSSIPWFLRVQELAHDSLIAATRAQLAKNAKTSSNGENVHLGSGDGQPKDSGPLPQMEKKLKCTVEGCDRTFVWPAHFKYHLKTHRNDRSFICPAAGCGKSFYVLQRLKVHMRTHNGEKPFMCPESNCGKQFTTAGNLKNHLRIHTGEKPFLCEAQGCGRSFAEYSSLRKHLVVHSGEKPHQCQVCGKTFSQSGSRNVHMRKHHLQMGAAGSQEQEQTEVLAEGSPRPLSSVPDVTHHLVTMQSGRQSYEVSVLTAVNPQELLNQGDLTEGRT; from the exons ATGTTATCAGATGAGTTAGAATCCAAACCAGAG ctGCTGGTACAGTTTGTTCAGAATACGTCCATCCCACTAGGACAGGGGCTAGTAGAATCAGAAGCTAAAGACATTACTTGCTTGTCCCTCCTTCCAGTGACTGAGGCCTCAGAATGCAGTCGGCTAATGTTACCAG ATGATACTCCAAATCATACTAACTCCTCCAAGGAGGTTCCTTCCTCGGCTGTGTTGAGAAGCCTTCAGGTGAATGTGGGTCCAGACGGAGAAGAGACGAGGGCTCAGACCGTACAGAAGTCTCCGGAGTTTTTGTCCACTCCAGAGTCTCCTAGCTTGTTGCAAGATCTACAGCCAAGTGATAGcacttcttttattcttcttaacCTAACAAGAGCAG GTCTGGGCTCTTCAGCCGAACACTTAGTATTTGTACAAGATGAGGCAGAGGATTCAGGGAATGATTTCCTCTCCAGTGAGAGCACAGACAGTAGCATTCCATGGTTCCTCCGGGTTCAGGAGTTGGCCCATGACAGTTTGATTGCTGCTACTCGTGCACAACTGGCAAAGAATGCGAAAACCAGCAGCAATG GAGAAAATGTCCACCTTGGTTCTGGTGATGGGCAACCGAAAGATTCTGGGCCCCTTCCTCAAATGGAGAAGAAGCTCAAGTGTACAGTTGAAGGCTGTGACCGGACATTTGTGTGGCCAGCTCACTTTAAGTACCACCTCAAAACTCATCG aaacgACCGCTCCTTTATCTGCCCTGCAGCAGGTTGTGGGAAAAGCTTCTATGTACTGCAGAGGCTGAAGGTGCACATGAGGACCCACAATGGGGAGAAGCCCTTTATGTGCCCCGAGTCTAACTGTGGTAAGCAGTTCACTACAGCTGGAAACCTGAAGAACCACCTGCGCATCCACACAG gaGAGAAGCCTTTCCTTTGTGAAGCCCAAGGATGTGGCCGTTCCTTTGCTGAGTATTCTAGTCTTCGAAAACATTTGGTCGTTCACTCAG GAGAGAAGCCACATCAGTGTCAAGTCTGTGGGAAGACCTTCTCTCAGAGTGGGAGCAGGAATGTGCACATGAGAAAGCATCACTTGCAGATGGGAGCAGCTGGGAGTCAAGAGCAGGAACAAACTG AGGTGCTTGCTGAAGGATCCCCACGTCCTCTGTCTTCAGTGCCTGATGTGACGCATCATTTGGTGACCATGCAGTCAGGGAGGCAGTCATATGAGGTGTCTGTCTTAACTGCCGTAAATCCACAGGAG